Sequence from the Pedobacter sp. D749 genome:
TAAAACCGACCTCGAGGTAAACATCTGATGATTTCCAGCCCTTTTCTGTAATAAGATAATAGGCATCATTTAAACGCTTTTTCTGTAGCCAGCGGTTCGGCGAAAGGTTAAAAATCTTTTCAAAGTCTCTTTTAAATGTGGCTAAACTTCTTCCCGTTAAATAAGCAAACCGGTTAATATCTACATTGAACTTATAATTGGCATTCATATAAGCTTCCAGATCGATTTTTCCAGGCTCCGAGAAATCAAAAAGCACATCTTTAAGCGCCGGATTGGTCTGCAATAAGATTATGACCACTTCCTTAACCTTTAAATCAACCAAAACCTGGTTAAACCCGTTATTTCCGTCTAAATACGGCCATAGCGAATCGATATAATTCTTCAGCAAGCTATTCGCCTCGAGTGCTAAACCTTTAAGATCATGATTAGGCTTTTGCATATGCAAATCATATTCGTTGCTAATGCTGTGCAAAATATCCTGATTAATATTGATGCTGATGGATTTAAACTCCCCACCTGCAGGCGGATATTTAGTATACCTTGCCAGTTGGTTACGCCTGAAAAATCTAAAATCGCCATCAGAAAACACAAATTTCTCACCACCGATAAAAATCTCAGAAGTACCTGCAATAACTAATCCTACCGAATGATTGGGAATAAACTGTTCGCCCTCGCTACTTTTTTGTGAATAGCAGGAATACAGGATCTCAGGACGTTTGGTTTGATTTGGCATGTTGATCAAATTTAAGATTTTATAGTGAGACATCGTCATCCCTGTACAGACGCTATCGTGTGGACACATCTCTGGTAATTTATATTTAGAGTCGTTGTATAGATCGATCGTCATGCTGAATTTATTTCAGCATCTTTCCTGCTAATAGCAAGCTTTGATATCTTAAAAACTATACTTTGGAGATAAATGTTTTTTTTCCGCTCTATGCCGCGGTGGCATGGTACTTTGGAGCGCCAAAGTACCCAAAGCGCTTCGTCAATCCAGCAATGAGCCTTTTGCACAATCTCACGCGCATCAAAAAAACAGCGACACTTCGTTTTGTGTTCAATGTTTTTTAAAATTAAATCTTCGGTTATGAACACAAAACCACTGCGTTTCAGGTTTGTTAATGCAATTTTTACTGTTGTGCACCTGTTTTTTTGATTTCCCCGGCTCTTGGGATTGACAGCGTCCTTGGTTAAAATCCGTGCTTTATTAAAGTTGGTTAGCATTATGCCTAAACTATTCTTTAAAAAAGATGTGTCCAAACGATAGGTGCAGATGGGGATCTTAATGCAATAAGCCATAGCAATGGCATTAAGACTCCCAATAAAGCTTATAATTAAGCACTTCGAAATACGAATGGATATTAATAGATTTTCGTACTGCGTTGCATACCATTTGAAATGACGATACAACCAGTTATTTCTTTATAAAAGATTTACCCAGATCAGTAGCTAAAAAATTCTCTGCTTCATCATGATCTGTTGATAAACTTACCGCCATCCATTTTTCCATTTCTGCAGTTCTGGCAGCATCAGCATGTTTAAGCATTCCAATGGCTTCACTTCCAAATACCAGGTGTACCGGTGGTTCAGGATTTTCTACAAGCTCCAGCATTGCTCTGGCTGCCTTTTCCGGATCACCCATCGGTACAAAATTACCACTCTGAAAAAAATCAGCTCTTTTCCCTACCGTATTTTCATACCCTGCGATATGTGGTGCATAAGACATAGAAGCGCCTGCCCAATCGGTACGGAAACCACCAGGTTCTACACTGGTTACATAAATACCCAAATCAATTACTTCTTTCGCCAGCGC
This genomic interval carries:
- a CDS encoding AraC family transcriptional regulator, whose product is MPNQTKRPEILYSCYSQKSSEGEQFIPNHSVGLVIAGTSEIFIGGEKFVFSDGDFRFFRRNQLARYTKYPPAGGEFKSISININQDILHSISNEYDLHMQKPNHDLKGLALEANSLLKNYIDSLWPYLDGNNGFNQVLVDLKVKEVVIILLQTNPALKDVLFDFSEPGKIDLEAYMNANYKFNVDINRFAYLTGRSLATFKRDFEKIFNLSPNRWLQKKRLNDAYYLITEKGWKSSDVYLEVGFKDLSHFSFAFKKAYGRSPSQIGN